A DNA window from Bacteroides cellulosilyticus contains the following coding sequences:
- the nuoH gene encoding NADH-quinone oxidoreductase subunit NuoH: MFDFSIVTNWIHQTLTSLMPEGLAIFLECVVIGVCIILMYAVLAIILIYMERKICAFFQCRLGPNRVGKWGSIQVICDVLKMLTKEIFTPKAADRFLYNLAPFMVIIASFLTFACLPINKGMEVLNFNVGVFFLLAASSIGVLGILLAGWGSNNKFSLIGAMRSGAQIISYELSVGLSILTMVVLMGTMQFSEIVEGQADGWFIFKGHIPAVIAFVIYLIAGNAECNRGPFDLPEAESELTAGYHTEYSGMHFGFFYLAEYLNLFIVASVAATIFLGGWMPFHIVGLDGFNAVMDYIPGFIWFFGKAFFVVFLLMWIKWTFPRLRIDQILALEWKYLVPISMVNLILMVLIVVFKLHF, translated from the coding sequence GTGTTTGACTTTAGTATAGTAACCAACTGGATACACCAGACGCTGACTTCCCTGATGCCGGAAGGTCTGGCGATATTCCTCGAATGTGTAGTGATAGGCGTGTGCATCATTTTGATGTATGCCGTACTCGCCATCATTCTGATTTACATGGAGCGCAAGATATGTGCTTTCTTCCAGTGCCGTCTCGGTCCGAACCGTGTAGGTAAATGGGGTAGCATTCAGGTCATCTGCGACGTGTTGAAGATGCTGACCAAAGAAATCTTCACTCCGAAAGCTGCCGACCGTTTCCTCTACAACCTGGCACCGTTCATGGTGATCATAGCTTCATTCCTGACATTTGCCTGCCTCCCTATTAATAAAGGTATGGAAGTGCTGAATTTCAATGTAGGTGTATTCTTCCTGCTGGCAGCATCCAGTATAGGTGTACTGGGTATTCTGCTGGCCGGCTGGGGATCCAACAATAAGTTTTCATTGATCGGAGCCATGCGAAGCGGAGCACAGATTATCTCGTACGAGTTGTCTGTAGGACTGAGTATATTGACTATGGTAGTGCTGATGGGTACGATGCAGTTCTCTGAAATTGTAGAAGGACAGGCTGACGGATGGTTCATCTTCAAAGGACACATTCCGGCAGTGATCGCTTTCGTTATCTATCTGATAGCCGGAAATGCAGAGTGTAACCGTGGTCCGTTCGACTTGCCGGAAGCAGAAAGCGAACTGACGGCAGGATACCACACCGAATATAGCGGTATGCACTTCGGTTTCTTCTACCTGGCCGAATATCTGAACCTGTTTATTGTAGCCAGCGTGGCTGCCACCATCTTCCTGGGCGGCTGGATGCCGTTTCATATTGTAGGGCTGGATGGCTTCAACGCTGTGATGGATTATATTCCCGGCTTCATCTGGTTCTTCGGCAAGGCATTCTTCGTAGTATTCCTGCTGATGTGGATCAAATGGACATTCCCCCGCTTGCGTATCGACCAGATCCTGGCATTGGAATGGAAGTATCTGGTACCCATCTCGATGGTAAACCTCATCCTGATGGTACTGATTGTTGTATTTAAACTGCACTTTTAG
- a CDS encoding S24 family peptidase: MEKEKNLLFSVADIVKRSKRILSFKTDAELAAYFGVSRSTLSNWIARNSIDFPLLLSKMKDVDYTWLILGKGTPGTQPKSSNSEQAAGDVGVIHNPKTPDAMKDRSVALYDITAAANLRTLLANKHQFVVGRIQIPSIPVCDGALYISGDSMYPILKSGDIVGFKEMNSFSNVIYGEMYLVSFDIDGDEYLAVKYVNRSEQEGCIKLVSYNPHHEPMDVPFTSIQAMAIVKFSIRKNLMM; the protein is encoded by the coding sequence ATGGAAAAAGAAAAAAATCTTTTATTTAGTGTAGCAGACATTGTGAAGCGTTCCAAACGCATACTGAGTTTCAAAACTGATGCTGAATTGGCAGCTTATTTTGGTGTATCGCGCTCTACACTTAGTAACTGGATTGCACGAAACAGCATTGACTTTCCGTTGTTGCTGAGCAAGATGAAAGATGTGGATTATACCTGGTTGATATTAGGTAAGGGAACTCCTGGAACTCAACCAAAGAGTAGTAATAGTGAACAGGCGGCGGGTGACGTTGGAGTAATACACAATCCCAAAACGCCGGATGCGATGAAAGACCGCAGTGTAGCGTTGTACGACATTACTGCCGCCGCTAATCTGCGTACATTGCTTGCCAATAAGCACCAGTTTGTGGTGGGAAGAATACAAATACCCAGTATTCCCGTATGCGACGGTGCCCTTTATATTAGTGGGGACAGTATGTATCCCATCCTGAAATCGGGAGATATTGTAGGTTTCAAGGAAATGAACAGCTTCAGCAATGTCATTTATGGTGAAATGTATCTAGTTTCATTCGATATTGATGGCGATGAGTATCTGGCAGTGAAGTATGTGAACCGTTCGGAGCAGGAGGGTTGCATTAAACTTGTGAGTTATAACCCGCACCATGAACCGATGGATGTTCCCTTTACTTCCATTCAGGCAATGGCTATCGTGAAATTCTCTATCCGGAAGAATCTGATGATGTAA
- a CDS encoding NADH-quinone oxidoreductase subunit B — protein MERIKKPKIKSIPYEEFTDNETLEKLVRELNAGGANVALGVLDDFINWGRSNSLWPLTFATSCCGIEFMALGAARYDMARFGFEVARASPRQADMIMVCGTITNKMAPVLKRLYDQMPDPKYVVAVGGCAVSGGPFKKSYHVVNGVDKILPVDVYIPGCPPRPEAFYYGMMQLQRKVKIEKFFGGVNRKEPKPDSDE, from the coding sequence ATGGAAAGAATAAAAAAGCCCAAAATAAAGTCTATCCCGTATGAAGAATTTACGGATAATGAAACGTTGGAGAAACTCGTTCGCGAACTTAATGCCGGAGGTGCCAATGTCGCCCTCGGCGTACTGGACGATTTCATCAACTGGGGACGCAGCAATTCGCTGTGGCCGCTTACGTTTGCAACAAGCTGTTGCGGTATCGAGTTCATGGCACTGGGTGCCGCGCGCTATGACATGGCGCGTTTCGGATTTGAAGTAGCCCGTGCCAGTCCGCGCCAGGCAGATATGATTATGGTGTGCGGAACTATTACAAATAAGATGGCGCCTGTATTGAAACGCCTATACGATCAGATGCCGGACCCGAAATACGTGGTTGCCGTGGGTGGATGCGCCGTTAGCGGCGGACCGTTCAAGAAATCCTATCACGTAGTGAATGGAGTAGATAAGATTCTACCGGTGGATGTGTACATCCCGGGGTGCCCCCCCCGTCCGGAAGCGTTCTACTACGGCATGATGCAGTTGCAACGCAAAGTGAAGATAGAGAAATTCTTCGGCGGAGTAAACCGGAAGGAACCGAAACCGGATAGTGACGAGTGA
- a CDS encoding TrkH family potassium uptake protein has translation MINFKTVIRIIGILLLLETVMLLLCSGVSFYYQDEALVDFWVSAGITAGAGLLLAAMGKGGDRQLTRRDGYVLVSFAWVAFSLFGMLPFYISGYIPSITNAFFETMSGFSSTGATILDDIEALPHGLLFWRSMTQWIGGLGIIMFTIAILPIFGVSGLQVFAAEASGPTHDKVHPRIGITAKWIWSIYAGITCVLVALLMLGGMDWFDSVCHAFATTGTGGFSTKQASVAYYSSPYIEYVISIFMFISGINFTLLLFFVNRKFKKVINDAELKWYFWSVVLFTGVIAVILYYSKPMGMEESFRQSLFQVISLHTSTGFATADYMLWPAVTWGLLTIVMLMGACAGSTTGGLKCIRMVILGKVARNEFKHILHPNAILPVRLNKQVISPSVQSTVLAFCFIYAVIIIISVLIMMGLGIGFVESVGCVVSSIGNMGPGLGETGPAFSWNALPDIAKWLLAFLMLLGRLELFTVLLLFTPEFWKRS, from the coding sequence ATGATTAATTTCAAGACGGTTATACGGATTATCGGTATCCTCCTTTTGCTGGAGACGGTGATGCTATTGCTTTGCTCGGGCGTTTCATTCTATTACCAGGATGAAGCGTTGGTAGATTTCTGGGTATCAGCAGGTATTACGGCAGGCGCCGGACTACTCCTGGCAGCCATGGGCAAAGGCGGTGACCGCCAACTGACACGCAGGGACGGATATGTACTCGTCAGCTTTGCCTGGGTAGCCTTCTCGCTTTTCGGCATGTTACCGTTCTACATCAGTGGATATATACCCAGCATCACTAACGCCTTCTTTGAAACTATGTCCGGCTTCAGCAGCACGGGCGCTACAATATTGGATGATATCGAAGCACTCCCTCACGGTCTGCTCTTTTGGCGCAGCATGACACAATGGATAGGCGGCTTGGGTATTATCATGTTCACTATCGCCATCCTTCCGATATTCGGTGTCAGCGGTTTGCAAGTGTTTGCCGCCGAAGCCAGCGGACCGACACACGACAAAGTACATCCGCGCATCGGCATCACCGCCAAATGGATATGGAGTATTTATGCAGGTATCACCTGTGTCCTTGTCGCCCTGCTGATGCTGGGGGGAATGGACTGGTTCGACAGTGTCTGCCATGCCTTTGCCACTACAGGTACAGGCGGATTCTCAACCAAGCAAGCCAGCGTAGCCTATTATAGCTCTCCATATATCGAATACGTTATATCCATCTTCATGTTTATCTCGGGCATCAACTTCACATTGCTGCTGTTCTTCGTCAACCGGAAATTCAAGAAAGTCATCAATGATGCTGAATTGAAATGGTATTTCTGGTCGGTGGTACTATTCACCGGAGTTATCGCCGTGATACTTTACTATTCCAAACCGATGGGAATGGAAGAATCATTCCGCCAATCATTGTTCCAGGTGATTTCATTGCACACCTCCACCGGTTTTGCTACTGCCGACTATATGCTATGGCCTGCCGTGACGTGGGGACTGCTGACCATCGTCATGCTGATGGGTGCCTGTGCGGGGAGTACAACAGGTGGTCTTAAATGTATCCGTATGGTGATCCTCGGCAAGGTGGCGCGCAATGAATTCAAACATATTCTTCACCCGAATGCAATACTTCCGGTGCGGCTCAATAAACAAGTGATTTCGCCTTCCGTACAATCCACCGTACTGGCATTCTGCTTTATATATGCAGTAATTATCATCATCAGCGTATTGATTATGATGGGGCTGGGCATCGGATTTGTGGAATCTGTGGGTTGTGTGGTTTCCAGTATCGGCAATATGGGTCCTGGCTTGGGAGAAACGGGTCCTGCTTTCTCATGGAATGCATTGCCCGACATAGCGAAGTGGCTACTGGCTTTCCTTATGCTCCTGGGACGTCTCGAGCTGTTCACCGTATTGCTGCTTTTCACCCCTGAATTCTGGAAGAGAAGCTGA
- the trkA gene encoding Trk system potassium transporter TrkA has translation MKIIIAGAGAVGTHLAKLLSREKQDIILMDDNEERLSTLSSNFDLMTVTASPTSIQGLKEVGARDADLFIAVTPDESRNMTACMLATNLGAKKTVARIDNYEYLLPKNKEFFKKLGVDSLIYPEMLAAKEIVSSIRMSWVRQWWEFCGGSLILIGTKMREKAEILDIPLHQLAETDKPYHVVAIKRCNETLIPRGDDVIKLHDIVYFTTTRKYVPYIRKIAGKEDYADVRNVMIMGGSRIAVRTAQYVPDYMQVKIIDNDLNRCNRLTELLDDKIMIINGDGRDMDLLIEEGLKNTEAFVALTENSETNILSCLAAKRMGVSKTVAEVENIDYIGMAESLDIGTVINKKMITASHIYQMMLDADVSNVKCLTFANADVAEFTVKADSKITKHQVKDLGLPKGTTIGGLIRQGEGVVVTGNTQILPGDHVVVFCLNMMIKKIEKYFN, from the coding sequence ATGAAAATTATTATTGCCGGTGCCGGCGCAGTAGGCACACACTTGGCAAAATTGTTGTCGCGCGAGAAGCAGGACATCATATTGATGGACGACAATGAAGAGAGGTTGAGCACGCTTAGTTCCAACTTCGATTTAATGACGGTCACGGCATCGCCTACTTCCATTCAGGGATTGAAAGAAGTGGGGGCTAGAGATGCTGACCTGTTTATAGCCGTCACTCCCGATGAGAGCCGTAACATGACCGCATGTATGCTGGCCACCAACCTCGGTGCCAAAAAGACCGTTGCCCGTATTGACAATTACGAGTATCTCCTGCCTAAGAACAAGGAATTTTTCAAGAAACTGGGTGTTGACTCATTGATTTACCCTGAAATGCTTGCCGCTAAAGAAATCGTATCTTCCATACGTATGAGTTGGGTGCGCCAATGGTGGGAATTCTGTGGCGGATCGCTGATACTTATCGGTACCAAGATGCGTGAAAAAGCGGAAATACTGGATATTCCTCTGCACCAACTTGCCGAAACAGACAAACCCTATCACGTGGTAGCCATCAAACGTTGCAACGAAACACTGATTCCGCGCGGTGACGATGTAATCAAACTGCATGACATCGTTTACTTCACCACTACCCGCAAGTATGTACCTTATATACGTAAGATAGCCGGCAAGGAAGATTATGCCGATGTACGCAACGTAATGATCATGGGTGGAAGTCGCATTGCCGTGCGAACCGCCCAATATGTACCCGACTATATGCAGGTGAAGATCATAGACAACGACTTGAACCGTTGCAACCGCCTGACGGAACTTCTTGACGATAAAATCATGATTATCAACGGAGACGGACGCGATATGGACCTGCTCATTGAAGAAGGTCTGAAGAATACGGAAGCCTTCGTAGCCTTGACGGAAAACTCGGAAACAAACATTCTTTCCTGCCTTGCCGCCAAACGTATGGGCGTCAGCAAGACGGTGGCGGAAGTAGAAAACATAGATTATATAGGTATGGCGGAGAGCCTTGATATCGGTACGGTTATCAATAAGAAAATGATTACCGCCAGCCACATCTATCAGATGATGCTGGATGCTGACGTCAGCAACGTAAAATGCCTGACCTTTGCCAATGCCGATGTTGCAGAGTTCACCGTGAAAGCCGACTCTAAAATTACCAAACACCAGGTAAAAGATCTCGGGCTGCCGAAGGGAACCACTATCGGAGGCTTGATTCGTCAAGGTGAAGGTGTAGTAGTGACAGGTAATACACAAATTCTGCCGGGCGATCATGTTGTGGTATTCTGCCTGAACATGATGATTAAAAAGATTGAGAAATACTTTAATTAA
- a CDS encoding NADH-quinone oxidoreductase subunit D, whose translation MDNIRFIEPTDLHAEMLRLRQEQQMDFLKCLTGMDWGETTDKDTPDTPRGLGVVYHLESTTTGECLVVRTATLDRENAELPSVSDIWKAADFLEREVYDFYGIVFIGHPDMRRLYLRNDWVGYPMRKDNDPEKDNPLRMDNEETIDTTTELELNPDGTIKNKELILFGDEEYVVNIGPQHPATHGVMRFRVSLEGETIEKIDANCGYIHRGIEKMCESLTYPQTLALTDRLDYLGAHQNRHALCACIEQAMGIEVSDRVKYIRTIMDELQRIDSHLLFYSCLAMDLGALTAFFYGFRDREKILDIFEETCGGRLIMNYNTIGGVQADLHPNFQKRVKEFIPYLRGIIHEYHEVFTGNIIARQRLKGVGVLSREDAIAFGATGGTGRASGWACDVRKRHPYGVYDKVDFKEIVYTEGDSWARYMVRMDEIMESMNILEQLIDNIPEGPYQEKMKPIIRVPEGQYYTAVEGSRGEFGVFLESHGDKTPYRLHFRSTGLPLVSTVDTICRGAKIADLIAIGGTLDYVVPDIDR comes from the coding sequence ATGGATAATATACGATTTATAGAACCTACGGACTTGCATGCCGAAATGCTCCGCCTGCGCCAAGAGCAGCAGATGGACTTTCTGAAATGCCTGACCGGTATGGACTGGGGAGAAACAACCGACAAGGACACGCCGGATACGCCGCGTGGTTTAGGAGTGGTTTATCATCTGGAATCCACCACTACCGGAGAATGTTTAGTCGTACGCACCGCTACCTTGGACCGCGAGAATGCCGAGTTACCCAGTGTCAGTGACATCTGGAAAGCAGCTGATTTCCTAGAGCGTGAAGTATACGATTTCTACGGTATCGTCTTCATTGGACATCCCGACATGCGCCGCCTCTACCTGCGTAACGACTGGGTAGGATACCCTATGCGTAAGGACAATGATCCGGAAAAGGACAATCCGCTACGTATGGACAATGAAGAAACCATTGATACCACTACCGAACTGGAACTTAACCCGGATGGTACAATAAAGAATAAAGAACTGATACTCTTCGGAGACGAAGAATATGTTGTGAACATCGGTCCGCAACACCCTGCCACGCACGGTGTAATGCGTTTCCGTGTATCACTGGAAGGTGAAACCATCGAGAAGATAGACGCCAACTGCGGCTACATCCACCGGGGCATCGAGAAGATGTGCGAAAGCCTCACCTACCCGCAGACATTGGCACTGACCGACCGTCTGGATTATCTGGGCGCACATCAGAACCGCCACGCCCTTTGTGCATGCATCGAGCAGGCTATGGGCATTGAAGTGAGCGACCGCGTGAAGTATATCCGTACCATCATGGACGAATTGCAGCGTATAGACTCTCACTTGCTGTTCTACTCTTGTCTCGCAATGGACCTTGGTGCCTTGACCGCGTTCTTCTATGGTTTCCGCGACCGCGAGAAGATACTCGACATCTTCGAGGAAACCTGCGGTGGACGCCTTATTATGAACTACAACACTATCGGTGGTGTGCAGGCCGACCTGCATCCCAACTTCCAGAAACGAGTGAAAGAGTTTATCCCCTACCTGCGTGGCATCATCCACGAATATCATGAGGTGTTCACCGGCAATATCATTGCCCGGCAACGTCTGAAAGGCGTAGGAGTACTGAGCCGTGAAGATGCCATCGCTTTCGGAGCTACAGGTGGCACAGGACGTGCCAGCGGCTGGGCTTGCGATGTCCGTAAACGCCATCCCTACGGAGTATACGACAAAGTGGACTTCAAAGAAATCGTTTATACCGAAGGCGACTCCTGGGCACGCTACATGGTTCGTATGGACGAAATCATGGAAAGTATGAATATCCTTGAGCAACTCATTGATAACATCCCCGAAGGCCCGTATCAGGAAAAGATGAAACCCATCATCCGTGTACCCGAAGGACAGTATTATACTGCCGTAGAAGGTAGCCGTGGTGAGTTCGGCGTCTTCCTGGAAAGCCACGGCGACAAGACTCCGTACCGTCTGCATTTCCGTTCCACGGGATTACCGCTGGTAAGCACCGTAGATACCATTTGCCGCGGAGCAAAGATTGCCGACCTGATTGCAATCGGGGGAACGCTGGATTACGTAGTGCCAGATATTGATAGGTAA
- a CDS encoding 4Fe-4S binding protein produces MKDKNETYSYLGGLVHGIGSLLTGMKTTMTVFCRRKVTEQYPENRATLEMFDRFRGTLTMPHNDRNEHHCIACGLCQIACPNDTIKVTSEMIETGDGKKKKILAKYEYDLGSCMFCQLCVTACPHDAITFATDFEHAVFDRTKLVKTLNHPGSHVEEKKKPE; encoded by the coding sequence ATGAAAGATAAGAACGAAACATACAGCTATTTGGGCGGACTTGTGCATGGCATCGGCTCCTTGCTGACGGGTATGAAAACTACCATGACCGTCTTCTGCCGCCGGAAGGTGACGGAGCAATACCCGGAGAACCGTGCGACGCTGGAGATGTTCGACCGTTTCCGCGGTACGCTGACCATGCCGCACAATGACCGGAATGAACACCATTGTATAGCGTGCGGACTGTGCCAGATAGCATGTCCCAACGATACCATCAAGGTGACAAGTGAAATGATAGAGACTGGGGACGGCAAGAAAAAGAAGATATTGGCAAAGTATGAATACGATCTCGGTTCGTGCATGTTCTGCCAACTTTGTGTCACTGCTTGTCCGCACGATGCGATTACGTTTGCCACAGACTTTGAGCATGCGGTGTTCGACCGTACAAAGCTGGTGAAGACGTTGAACCATCCGGGCAGTCATGTAGAAGAGAAAAAGAAACCGGAGTAA
- a CDS encoding NADH-quinone oxidoreductase subunit A, whose protein sequence is MNFTLLVVVLLTAIAFVGIVIALSKAISPRSYNPQKMEAYECGIPTRGKSWMQFRVGYYLFAILFLMFDVETVFLFPWAVIARDLGIAGLLSILFFLLILVLGLAYAWRKGALEWKE, encoded by the coding sequence ATGAACTTTACTTTGTTAGTAGTCGTCTTGCTGACGGCAATTGCTTTCGTGGGTATTGTTATCGCGTTGTCCAAGGCGATATCACCCCGTTCGTACAATCCACAGAAGATGGAAGCGTACGAGTGCGGTATTCCTACCCGTGGTAAATCATGGATGCAGTTCCGGGTGGGTTACTATCTGTTTGCCATCCTGTTTCTGATGTTCGACGTGGAGACGGTATTTCTGTTTCCATGGGCAGTCATAGCCCGCGACCTGGGAATAGCAGGATTGCTTAGTATCTTATTTTTCTTACTTATCCTGGTATTAGGACTTGCCTATGCATGGCGGAAAGGAGCATTGGAATGGAAAGAATAA
- a CDS encoding Bro-N domain-containing protein, which produces MTKKEAIKVFEEKKVRTVWDDETEEWYFSVVDVVSVLTESVDGRKYWNKLKQRLKEEGNQTVTNCHQLKMLSTDGKMRLTDVATTEQLFRLIQSIPSPKAEPFKLWMAQIAKERLDEMQDPELTIKRSMMEYKTLGYSDSWINQRLKSIEIHKELTDEWKRCGLEEGTQFATLTDILYQTWADKTTKEYKRFKGLKKENLRDNMTNKELVLNMLAELSTKEISEVSNPENFDEHKDIARRGGSIAREARIRLEEETGQAVISPLNAKTVLGLEQQNNKSNKEQ; this is translated from the coding sequence ATGACAAAGAAAGAAGCCATCAAGGTTTTTGAAGAAAAGAAAGTACGCACGGTTTGGGATGACGAGACGGAGGAGTGGTACTTTTCAGTAGTGGATGTAGTAAGTGTTCTTACCGAAAGTGTAGACGGTAGGAAGTACTGGAACAAGCTTAAACAGCGATTAAAAGAAGAAGGAAATCAAACGGTGACAAATTGTCACCAGTTAAAAATGTTGTCAACCGATGGAAAGATGCGCCTGACGGACGTAGCTACTACCGAACAATTATTCCGCCTCATCCAATCCATACCTTCTCCCAAAGCCGAACCGTTTAAGCTCTGGATGGCTCAGATAGCCAAAGAACGTCTGGACGAAATGCAAGATCCAGAACTGACTATCAAGCGTTCCATGATGGAGTACAAAACCTTGGGGTATTCTGATAGCTGGATAAACCAGCGATTGAAAAGTATCGAGATACACAAAGAACTAACCGACGAGTGGAAACGTTGTGGACTGGAGGAAGGCACGCAGTTTGCTACATTGACAGATATCCTTTATCAGACCTGGGCTGATAAAACCACCAAAGAGTACAAACGCTTCAAGGGACTGAAGAAAGAGAACCTACGAGATAACATGACTAATAAGGAATTAGTATTAAACATGTTGGCAGAACTTTCAACCAAAGAAATCTCTGAAGTCAGTAACCCGGAGAATTTTGATGAACATAAAGATATTGCCCGCCGTGGTGGAAGCATCGCCCGTGAAGCCCGAATAAGACTGGAAGAAGAGACTGGACAGGCTGTCATCTCTCCTCTGAACGCTAAGACTGTTCTGGGATTGGAACAACAAAACAATAAGAGTAATAAAGAGCAATGA
- the dxs gene encoding 1-deoxy-D-xylulose-5-phosphate synthase, with translation MKTEPTTYNLLNSISDPEDLRKLSVDQLPEICKELRQDIIKEVSCNPGHFAASLGTVELTVALHYVFNTPYDRIVWDVGHQAYGHKILTGRRETFSTNRKFKGIRPFPSPDESDYDTFTCGHASNSISAALGMAVAAEEKGEKDRHVVAVIGDGSMSGGLAFEGLNNASASSNNLLIILNDNEMAIDRSVGGMKQYLFNLTTSNRYNQLRFRVSKMLFKVGILNEDRRKALIRFGNSLKSIAAQQQNIFEGMNIRYFGPINGHDVKNIARILRDIKDMKGPKILHLHTIKGKGFEPAEKAPGIWHAPGKFDPETGERFTADTHNLPPLYQDVFGETLVELAEKNPRIVGVTPAMPTGCSMNMLMQAMPDRAFDVGIAEGHAATFSGGMAKEGMQPFCNIYSSFMQRAYDNVIHDIAILKLPVVLCLDRAGLVGEDGPTHHGVFDLAYFRPIPNLTISSPMNEHELRHLMYTAQLPDKGPFVIRYPRGRGVLKDWKCPLEEIPVGKGRKLKDGKDMAVVTLGPIGNIAAKAIERAEKEKNISIAHYDLRFLKPLDEEMLHEIGRSFSRIITIEDGIRKGGMGTAILEFMSDNEYTPHVHRIGVPDKFVEHGTIQELYHLCGMDEEGIMNTIEQI, from the coding sequence ATGAAGACAGAACCAACAACATATAACTTGCTAAATTCTATTTCTGATCCCGAAGATCTGCGTAAACTGAGCGTTGATCAGCTTCCGGAAATTTGCAAAGAATTGCGGCAGGACATTATTAAAGAAGTTTCGTGCAACCCGGGACACTTTGCAGCCAGTTTGGGGACGGTAGAACTGACCGTCGCCCTGCATTACGTGTTCAATACTCCTTACGACCGCATCGTGTGGGACGTAGGCCATCAGGCGTATGGCCATAAGATACTGACCGGACGTCGGGAAACATTCTCCACAAACCGGAAATTCAAAGGTATCCGCCCTTTCCCCTCTCCCGATGAAAGCGATTATGACACTTTCACTTGCGGACACGCTTCGAACTCCATTTCGGCGGCTCTCGGCATGGCGGTAGCGGCAGAAGAAAAAGGAGAAAAAGACCGCCATGTGGTTGCCGTAATTGGCGATGGCAGCATGAGCGGCGGACTGGCATTCGAAGGATTGAACAATGCCTCAGCAAGCTCCAACAACCTGCTTATCATTCTGAACGATAACGAGATGGCCATAGACCGCAGTGTAGGCGGCATGAAGCAATATCTCTTCAACCTGACCACCTCAAACCGATACAACCAGCTCCGCTTCAGAGTATCCAAGATGCTGTTCAAAGTGGGCATCCTCAACGAAGATCGCCGTAAAGCACTTATCCGCTTTGGAAATAGCCTGAAATCGATAGCTGCCCAACAACAGAATATCTTCGAAGGAATGAATATCCGCTATTTCGGCCCCATCAACGGACACGATGTGAAGAACATCGCACGTATCCTGCGGGACATCAAAGATATGAAGGGACCGAAAATCCTGCACCTGCACACCATTAAAGGGAAAGGCTTCGAACCTGCCGAAAAAGCTCCGGGCATCTGGCACGCACCGGGAAAGTTCGATCCCGAAACGGGTGAACGCTTTACAGCGGATACACACAACCTGCCACCGCTGTATCAGGACGTTTTCGGCGAAACCTTGGTGGAACTTGCCGAAAAGAATCCACGCATCGTCGGCGTCACTCCCGCCATGCCTACAGGATGCTCCATGAATATGCTGATGCAGGCAATGCCCGACCGTGCTTTTGACGTAGGCATTGCCGAAGGACATGCAGCCACTTTCTCAGGTGGTATGGCCAAAGAAGGGATGCAACCTTTCTGCAACATCTATTCGTCATTCATGCAACGTGCTTACGACAATGTCATTCATGACATCGCCATACTCAAACTTCCCGTCGTGCTCTGCCTGGATCGTGCCGGGCTGGTAGGAGAAGACGGACCGACCCACCACGGCGTGTTCGACCTGGCCTACTTCCGCCCCATCCCCAACCTGACGATTTCCTCGCCCATGAACGAGCACGAACTGCGCCACCTCATGTACACGGCACAGCTGCCGGACAAAGGTCCGTTCGTTATCCGCTACCCCCGTGGGCGCGGTGTGCTGAAGGACTGGAAATGCCCGTTGGAAGAAATCCCGGTTGGCAAAGGACGCAAGCTGAAGGACGGTAAAGATATGGCAGTCGTTACCCTCGGCCCGATAGGGAACATTGCCGCAAAGGCCATCGAACGGGCGGAAAAAGAAAAAAACATCTCAATAGCACATTACGACCTGCGTTTCCTCAAACCACTGGACGAGGAGATGCTCCACGAAATAGGACGCTCATTTTCCCGCATCATCACCATTGAAGACGGCATACGGAAAGGCGGCATGGGGACTGCCATCCTGGAATTTATGTCGGACAACGAATATACACCGCACGTGCACCGCATAGGAGTACCGGACAAATTCGTAGAACATGGCACGATACAGGAGTTGTATCATCTGTGTGGCATGGATGAGGAAGGAATAATGAATACGATAGAACAAATATAA